One Asterias rubens chromosome 1, eAstRub1.3, whole genome shotgun sequence genomic region harbors:
- the LOC117290318 gene encoding EF-hand calcium-binding domain-containing protein 11-like, whose protein sequence is MNWILSHSTGSAKRKIRETSEVEKRRFISVFHDCDEDKKGYMSRQDLKVAMVILFGYKPSKYEVDQMMSGSTSSEGVMQDHFMSAMESKMAAQDLDEEIRQTFMTFDTHCRGFITLEDLYKAFNEVAPHTPRHRIDSLFREIDRDGDGRVSYRDFEFMMKFRLADGF, encoded by the exons ATGAATTGGATACTGTCTCATTCTACTGGAtctgcaaaaagaaaaattaggGAAACATCTGAAGTGGAGAAAAGAAGATTCATTTCG gtatTTCATGATTGTGATGAGGACAAAAAAGGATATATGAGCAGACAAGATCTCAAGGTTGCCATGGTAATACTATTTGGGTACAAACCCTCAAAG tATGAGGTTGACCAGATGATGAGTGGTTCTACGAGCAGTGAAG GTGTGATGCAAGATCATTTTATGTCTGCAATGgaatccaagatggctgctcAGGACCTAGATGAGGAGATAAGGCAGACCttcatgacctttgacacacATT GTCGAGGTTTCATCACTCTAGAGGATCTATACAAAGCATTCAATGAGGTGGCCCCTCATACCCCTAGACACCGGATTGATTCTCTGTTCAg ggaGATAGATAGGGATGGAGATGGGCGTGTCAGTTATAGAGATTTTGAATTCATGATGAAGTTCAGGCTGGCAGATGGATTTTGA